Below is a window of Vespa crabro chromosome 20, iyVesCrab1.2, whole genome shotgun sequence DNA.
tttaaaaaaataatcgaccgCTTTatctataaatgaaaataaatatgtatgtatgcatgtatgtatatttaacgaGTTACTCTCGAATATATACTCTTGTAAATTTGTTcatagttaaataaaattaacttaTTCGTCCCTCTCGATAAGATTTTCCTTCCGTTACGTTGTAcggtttaaaaagaaaatcattaataaacgATTAGAACTCGtcgtttattataataatatacgcaTAAATTTGTAGCCTATACATAGCTTTCACAGAAAGCATCGACTCGCATTGAGATAAAATCTTTGGTCAATGATTTTAACGTGACACCTTGTACAATCGGAGTAtttcatgaaagaaaaatcctATGAGAGAAGATGatcgtatatgtatgtcaagaggataataatttttacgagTTAGCCAATTTCCCCGTAAATGAACACTTAATGGCCGTGGGCGatgatcattttatatataattaaattattaatatattcgcttttcttttttttccttttatatatatatatatatatatataaggaaatatatatatatatcgcaccGATCTACGTGGATGATTGATCGTTAACTCTTGCTCTATACTATCAATGAtctctcttgttttatttcaacaatatccaagatcgatcgaaatatctAGTTACTAAAGCTGTTGAAATATTTACTACTGTGTCgagaatttataaatatatctcgaGAGAAGCTCTTTAaagcaatataattattaatacaaaaatcaATAGAGTAGTAGCTCAAATATTTACGTGAAAAcaattattgtttgtattaagcgacatttaatataatcccGTTaagtgaaagagataaaaatgagTAATATAATACtgcaaatatattatatcgttctATTATATActtcaagtatatatatatgatcttgaaaaagaaaatcatgttTTAACGATGATGCCAATCGattgattcttttttgtttcattcgaAAAATCATACGTTCTTTCCTCCCTTACACCACCCACCCAATCCCACCCCTATCCCCCAATGAACTATGATACAATGcagagaatgataaaaatctaaCGCATTTTGTTAAATCGATGCTAATCTACTCCGGTCACTtgcattaacaatatataaagaGCAAGGCTAGCCTTGGGTACATCCACGCAGCAATCCTCCACTCATctacgctttttcttttttgatctaGTGCCTTTCTTTGTGGCACTTAAGGTTGACGTTATACAACCTACGCTTGTTTTCTCgacatatttctttctatcagtAAACTCCCCTTCAACATCGACGGACGCTGCGTTACCATTAGCATTTAAATCGTCGGGTGAGCTCGAACGTCGTTCAGGTATGATATCTTGATCGGAATcgcttctcctcttctcttgcTGATAATCAGATTCAGGTGAATTCTCTTTGGATGAGGTAGATTCCATCGGAGGAttaatatcttcttcttcttcttcatcttcttcataaTTAATCTTCTCTTCGTCCACCACCATTATTATATCCTCGTCCTCcgtaattttattaacttcttcagatattttatcgtcttcgttaattattttaatcgtatcgTCGTCCAAATTTTCGTCAACTTTAGACGTACTTTGTAATTTCAATTTCTCATCCAATTTCTCCTCAACCTCTACCAATGGCTCGAGATCAGATGATTCTTTACGAGAAGTTTCACTTTCGATCATAGgtagattctttttcttaaatattgaGACCCTCGAATTATTAGTAAGTAACTCCTCGATCTTTTTTTCCACCTCCGCATTCGTATTCAATTCCTCAGCTGCTTCTTGCAATTTTTCAGCTGTTACCTTTCGCGAACAATAATACAATGGTTTCGCATCGAAAGCGGTTGCGTCGGTTGTTCTTAAACCATCCCTTGGCTTTTTCGCGATCGTGTTAACTGTTTTATGACGGGACGACATCTGATTCCAAGTCATTTTGACTTTATGCATATAATTCATCTTCATAATCTCAAAATCATTGTCTCTTCTAGCCGGTTCTTCTAAAAAACTTGTAGTTTCTTGATCTGAACACTTATCGAGTTCCTCAGAGAGAATGTTGGATTTGTTTCTTGTAGTCTCTTGATCACACGATTCACATTTTCTCTCCAGATCTTCCGTCGGATCTTTTTCTAAAAGATTTGACTCGGTTATCCATGTTTCATTGATCACCTCGgcatccttcttctttttatttcctttcatctTACAAACTTGTTTACCATGGATATCCATCCACGTGATGTCCTTTGGTTTCTTATTGATTTTGGATTTACACGTTTGCTCCAATTGAATACTTTCTTGTTGCACGTTTGGAAAACTAATTGTACTTTTTTTCTGATTGGACGTTGATACTACAGTTGAGAGATCAACGTTCTGAGTTTCATCATTGATATTCTTTTCTTGacatttttttgatattgaCCAACAATGCTTCTGAATTTCCACTCTACCGATCTCCTTCGAATCTTCTtctataacgacaatatcctttcgtttcttcgtacCTTTCGATTTACTCGCTGTATGCTCCCCGCGAATAGTCTCTGAAGAGACTTTAGCTACAGAACCAAAACGTTTCTCGCCAATAGCAATTTGCTGAGTTTCTTCTGTTGCCTTCTTATCGAAATGTTTACTCGATGCAATCCATTTGTCCGTAGGATCGACCATAACCCTTACTTCTACTTTGTCGGTCGTGTTATCTTCAATcacaaaaatatcttttcgcCTTTTAGTAGCTTTCGATTTGGAACTACGAATGGTTTCTTGTGATTTAACATTAGGATTTTGCTCGTCCGCCTTTGTTGGAcacattattgttgttgttgttgttgttgttgttgttattgctgttgttgttgtttctaAGGGGGATACGCAAACATCGGAATGCTGAATATGTTCGAGATCATCGTCGGAGGACAATGTATGTTTACTCTGTCCCTTAGACGATATAGAGCAATCCTCATCAGATTTTTCCACATTACTGATGGACGTTGTtcctaaattatatttattatcaggTATCTCTACAAGTTccgatgtatgtatatattccaGATCATCGTCGGATATGgtacttttactatttttccTTTGTGTAACTGGCGAGGTATCGGAATAACTAGGTAAATCCATGAATTTTTCTGAATTCTCACGATCGGATGATTCACGGGCACGCATTAATTCCGAACGTTGAATATGTTCAATATCCTCGTCCGAATGATCGGACACCGTGGCATCTTTGATGGGACAATTGTTATCTACCAAATGATACTCCATAGAATTAAAATCGTCCGATGGAATTGTCTCGTTTTCTTCCTTGCATTCGACGTTTGCAATACCGTCATCATTAACATTAGGTTTATCTAATTCTACGAAAGATCGATCAGTGCTACCACAGCAACCTTCTGATTCTTTAATAGTATCTGTGTCCTTCGATTTGGATTTGCACTTTGTATTCTCAGTTACCTTTTGATCCAACTTATGATCGATTTTTGAAACACATTCATCATTCGACCtacatttatcttctttcgatAAATCGCAATGTTTTTTACcgatacaattattttttgtatctgTATTACACCGAGTAGGATCCTCTATAACGACACTATCATCTTGTTCCTTTACAATGTATTTGTCGATTCGTGTTCTCAATTCTTTAACGGGTTGTTTCGAGgtctttgttgttttttcaGTATCTTTACTCTGATGccgcgaagaagaagaagaatagacggagaaggaagaggatgaggaggaagagaaggttTGTTGATTCTTGACTCGCATTTGAGGATTAGCTTTTTCACAAGACAGCCTGTTCTCCATTAGTACGACGCTGTCCTCGTCATAATTAACAACGTATTTAGCTTTGGCTATGCTTTTCTCTTGAGTCTCAGCGTgttcatatttattacttcttttaGATCGAGCAGTACTTTCTTTGGCTTCTGTCATGGGACTGCTCGGTATCTCACCTTGTTCGGCGCAAAGACTCAGGCCACTTGGAACGTCTCGAAAAGCGTCCTCTCTCTCGAAATCAATAGAACAATTTCCCGTTGACTTCATCGATGCCACTTCGACGCAAagctcctttttttctttaatatctcgAATATTCTCGTCTGGTACGCTGTCAATAGCTGGTTCGCTTGCGGAACGCATCTCAGCACATATCTCTGTTAGATCACGTAACGTTTGATAACACGGTGGCTCAAGATCACCGAGTGAGGCCGGCCCCTCTTCTGCACAAACGCTCCTCGGTGCTTCAGGAACTAGACTCTCCTCCGCGGAATCGAACTCTTGACTAGAGCTGACGTCCTCTTCGTCAGCAGACACGGTTATCACGGTGCCAAGAGGGTTGACGACTTTAGTTACTGGCTGACCCACCCTCTCAAATACCGAGCGCCTCCCTGATAACAGAAAAGCCGTTGGCAGGTATCAAAATCGAGTTACGTATTGTTCAACTTTGCTTTGATGCACGTAAGTATACTCTTGTCGTAGTTGGCATTAAAGATGTTTGGGTTtttagagaaatagaaagaaagatagatagatagatagatagagaaagaaagagagagagagagagagaatgagaagaaaaatctatcaaaaaaaaaaggaaaaaaaaaaaaagaaaaagaaagaaagaaagaaaagaacaacgaATCAACTATAGCACGAGCACTGCGACGAGAGCGAACGGTGGTGCTGGCAAAGCGTATTATatacgaaaggaaaaatctctaatttcaaaattgcgtcatcttttttttttcttttttcattagatattccctttaaaaatttgatttactTTCCACACTGCACACCGGAAAAGCATTGACGTTGCTGATCCAATGCTCTAATGCTGGAATAAAGCAttaagaaaggaaatatatgtattctcTGTATACTTAGGAAACAcataaatgttaaattaagAGTCCCTTTTTAGGCTCTATCTAATTGGAAACTATATACACTGGTTAGTGAAAATTGTAACGTACAGTGCTTGAATAGAATTTTTCCAGTGTGTTTTTGAATTTACAGACTTTTTCATACCGTGTTGTGATATGTTAGTGATCAGACATAGTTATAGGGATAAAAACGAAGATACCTGCCTCTGGCCAGTTCTGTGTACAATTCTTAAGATGCAAGCGACCATCCTTTCACCCCGTGCAGAGATCAGAATTGCGtcaatattctttttcgtgatacgttttttttttttattttatatttgtttatttgtttctatttattattttcgcaaGGGATATATCGAATCGAGtgatatactattatatatactatagaaTTTTACTAAACATTACAACAAATTCTGTTGttctttttcaatcgattatataaaaattgtacggtcatatttaaaatacatactAACGTTCACCTAATGTTTATAAGTGTAAACATTATTTGTTGAGAAGGAAAATAGTACATGGTGATGTGTACTAGCTTTTAACGTGCACATAACTATACAAGCTTTctaattttacatattattttctaaaaatggctagaattaaaatgaaatttgaaaataaataaataaatagataaataaatagataaataaataaataaataaaggaagaaagaaataaagagagcaTCATCTTAATGACTCAAGCATGTTTAGTCAACAATAAGATTATAATGGATTTGTTTCATTGTTAGATTCAAACGTGAATATGAGTTTTATACTATGCATTTAACATCTAATCAAATCAACGTATACATTTACTATTATTGGTTCTATATTGTACTTTATACATATTCATAGACATATGATAGACAATATTTGAACTGgagttaatgaaaatatataatccaaacaatttatacaaaaattcatattgattttataattaaattattaagtaatatgaaaggttttttttcttttttcttttctttttctttttttcaagaatTACTTACCAGGTGCACGATGTGGAGCAATTGATGTTTCAAGCATAGCTTCTGCCAAATCTTCTCTTAATTGATTTTCACCACTGCCAACTCCAATGTGTTCATTATCTAATGAATCTCCATAAGCTTCCATAAATCTTGGTGACTGTTCATAACTGCCTAAAATCCATATTAATTAAGTACActgattcatatatatataaatatatataaatatatatataataatatataattataatataaatatatataattatatataattatatataaatgtataaatggcTACTTAGATAAAAGAATGATGAATCTCTTAAACTTTTCTGTATACacattatgaatatatttgaaaaaatattaaaatctttacTAATAGCattagttatttatatattttaatatatatatatatatatatataaacttactTCCTGATCCATCGATAACAACTGGAACTAAAGGTCTAGAAGCTGCATGTGGCATATTAACAGGATTTGATCTTGCTGGGCGTGAACCACCTGTAATTCCAATCTCTACTGCCTCTGCTTCTACCAAGTTTACAGAAACCCTAATAATAAGTTGCTATTGTTAGAATCCTATTTTAAGCAAAGATGTTTAACGtcaattatttaatcatatttgtgaaatatatttatagttggtaatttttaaagaatgatacgttgtttaaaaattcttacaattaaaaagaaataactaaCCCACTAGGTGCATTATACGTTTTGAAAACAAATTGCGGTCCCATCCATAGTCGTCTATGTGGTCCAGCATGCGTTACAATTTCCACCTGACTTAACCAACCATCTTCACTTGTATCAAGTGGCTGAACATTATTGGGTACAGTAGAGACGCTAAATAAAGAACTTGATAATGCTAAAGGTGGTACAATTTCCATAGAATTTGGAGACCTTAGAAGAGGCCATTGGCCTTTAGCTTCAACTTCTAGTTCTATCATTGTATCATCAcacactttttcttttggtactcctatatgtaataaattgtCTTAATCAAAAACAGTGTAATTTGCCAATAAGATATCCATactaacatataaaatattttttattaaatatatttcaatattgctacaataaataaaacataccAGTAGCAGGTTTAGGCTCTAGATCATATTGTATCATATTTCCATGACATGCCATAATAAACAAAGAATCTACTGCTCTTTTTGCAACCTTGCTACCAGAGTCTCTTTGCGCATAAATCCAAGCTCTAGGTGGAGCAAAGCAAGCACATATCTTTAAAGGTAAAGTACCACTATCGTCAGAATGAAGCCGCTGTCTTTGCTGTGGTCTAACggaacaagaaataaaaataaaatccataattaatactattttatgTCATATACTAGCACaatctaatttaatttatatttattataaattgaacaagatcaatttataatataaaaattttatatgtattttactaAAATCTAAGTCATAAAAATTAGCTTATCagcgtcaataataatagaaattaccGTGGTTGAGTTTGGCTGTTGACGTGATTCAATGAAGATGGCTGTCTAATTTGTGCTAAAGGGTGCAGAATTGTTGGATGAGGATATGGTGGAAGTCTCGGATTGGAATAAGGATAGACTGATAAAGGTAATTCAGTATGAGAAACAGGAGAATGAGATCTGGTACCATCATCCGTTAAGCCTGCACTTCTGTGAAACCGTGAAAGTCTATTTACTACATGTGGAGTCAAATGAGTTCTCACTCCTACAGATCCACCATAAGGTGCAACTGGGAAAACATGAGTAGTTCCCCGAACGGTTGAAACAGCAGCCCAACGAGTATCAGCTGAGAATGTCATGTCctacgataaaagaaatataaattgttatagATTGAAGTGATGACAAGAAAAATGacaaaacaatataatttcttacttGTACTTTAGCTGTGGTATCTCCGCGATGCAAAATATAAAGATGATGAACTGCTGCCAGTGTAGGACCACCAGGATGAGGCTGAACtctaaatatatgaaaatcatGTCCACGTTTGTCAGCCGTCATTAATAATGCACCGGTTAAATCAAAAGTCATGGCAACGATCGCATCACTATGGGCAGTGAAATGAGCAATTACTGTCTCTATAGATGTATCATCCAaatccttttcctcctttgcAGCTTGTAGGTCTAAAATCATGACTACACCTGGCTGTGTTACATCATTGCCCATATTATTAACAGCTAATGGTGACACTGAATTTCCTGTTAAACTCGATGCTACTGTTTCTCCTAACCCACGTAAACCTTTTCCTAAAGACTTCGCTGCATATAAAACGGTTGCAGTGTAACTTTGTACACCTTCACCCTCGCAGCCACCACTGCTTCTTCTACCAggcaataatttcttttcactgtaattaacaatattaaatacacgtgtatatatatatatatatatatatatatacacgttctTCTaagattgtaaataatatttacacaaaaacaaaaatagtatGCTTACCTGTAAGCTAGCCATCTGGTTCCTAATGCGACAGGATTGGGATTTGGTCCAGGACTAGGATAACAAGTAGTTACTGTTAAAATATCCTCAAATGTTCTTGCATCAAAGACAGCAATTTTCTCTAAAAATGTTACAACTATGGATCTCCTATTTGCCAGAATGTCACAGACAGGATTTTTAAACTTTATGTTTTTAGTTTGTTCGCCAGTTTTTAGCGAAATGAAACTAATATTGCAAAACTGTGGTCCCGGTCCAGCCGAGTCGCATATCGCTACTAATGGCCGTTTCGGTTCATATGGATCAGCATGTTCAGAGTCAGTCTTCGGATTTGGTAAAATTCTTAAGGTACGCACTATTCCTTGTCGCCATGATAACACTTCTGTTGCTTCTCCCGTTGCTGCTATTAGCCATACCTATAGAGAAAAGTTAAAAAGCTTTgataacacaataatattttaaatgttcatattttctttaaataactttttatataattattacaacgatatgaaaaatataactaaGTACAAACCTGTACACCAGTCGAATACCCAAGTACTAACAACAATGGTGGTGTACTTGAACCTTCATTAAAATCAGGATATAACGCCGGATCATTTATATCTGCATATTCAAATCTAGCCCAACTTATAGATTCTTTGTTATCTGTGCTGGGAGTTGTAGTATATGCCTGAAAGGATAATAtctaatagatataaatagataattgaaagaactttttataaaactaaatatttttgattaaaagTACAACCTGTGGaactatatcatttataattccAGCAACACTATCAATAATTGAACGATCAACTATTGGCTGAGGTGATACAACTTGAGCTCCTTTATGCACACTACGTCTTGGTGAATCAGcagacatttttctttcatgagcaattattttctctataaaaaaatgtacaaaaaaaaaaaattaatttatcattctttataattattcagttatttattaatgtaacgtttataaccaaatatttttatatcatttattcttatggtcttattgatttaataataaatattattcgaatagaaaactaaataaatagaattaattaattatttagaaaataatcatttataaatgtgCGATAAcaatgtataattaaaaaataatttgaattatttaacttacttcattatattcattaatacgTTAAACGCGATATTTAAAAGGTACTACTAAAGTCATACTTCGTATTATTACTAAccgttatatacatacatacatatatatatatatatatacatacatacatacatatatataaatatatatatactattgtttataagttaaaaatagatggaattttttttctcgaattaaattataatcgtaacataaagattaaaattataatcaggCATTAATGTTCCCATAATCGCAAATATTCTTTGGCGTGTCAAGAGGGTATATTTAACTTCCGAACATGATaccgataacaaagataaattcattttcgTTGAGTTCAATGATCCAGTCGTACGTATAGAATTCTCATTCATTGATCAGAAATAGCATTAATTATTAAGTCGATGTATGAAATAGAACAgactttaatataattctcTTTGTTCCTTAAATCACTACGCagttcaaaatattttcatttctttttctttttttttttttcacgaagcGTGACTATTCATAAAATACACGTTTTAAATGACTATTGgaatgtaaacaaaaaaagaatacattattctctttttctagatACGAATgactaaataaaaataaaagcctAACGtgtcgaggaaaaaaaaacaaaacagcgAAAAATAGGTGATTAAGGAACTTGAAAAACAATTGAACGTTTTTCTTCCCAAAGAATATTATGaactaataatttttcaatagaagaaagaaagaaaaaagaaatatgttttaattcataaataattattatcgtgtacGAAAGATGGCTCAAAATGGAaatatgaaaaggaaagaaaagaaaaaagaaacaaaaaaatacaaaaaaaaaaaaaaaagaaaagaaagagaaaaaaaaataaataaaaataaataaacaagtaaTTTACCACCGTCGCGTTTTTCAGCATTACACAAAAGTGTTAACGCACTTGTTCAGGCTAACATCCGAAAGTTTATTGGTACGTCACCGATGTATTATTTAACGCTGCAGTGGGAAAGTGCATTGGTAAAGACGGTAACAGTGGGGAGGTCTATTTTGCTTGTCGAACGGCATTGCACAATTCAACACAGCTGTTCCTAGAGAACGCACTCAGGgtcgacgaaagagaaagacaaaaaaagaaaggtggggagaatgaaaaggaaagagagagagagagaggagaggaagaggggagaaagagagagggaaagagagagacatgaacgaatgaaggagcgagaggagggaggaagtgggagagagagagagagagagagagaaagaaagaaagagaaagaaacaataaaaatcgtcTTTGTCCGTGAAATACTGGATTTGGTTGAACGCTTTTATTGTGACGCTTTTGAAGAATCCAATAGCGTAGGCGTACTGCGATCGTAATATATGATGCAGGATATAATGTGACCGTGACACAACAAAGGAAAATTGTTCTCTATCCTCTTCTTccaaggagaaaagagagatggatagatagatagatagagagagagagagagaaagaaagaaagagagagagagagaggagagagagagagacagagaaaagacgaaaaagaacaGATATAGATAAGAAAGGAAGTGATTTTTCATATACAAAGATCCGATAAATTCCTGAGAAAcactcgataataataagaaatgattTATCTTAATAACTTACTTCGCGACAAGAgccgtatttttctttccgcGAGGCGCTTGTCACCCTCGCGCAACTCTCTACTGCGTCATTCTGTGAGCGACTGACAACAGTGCCAAGGGAACAGTGATGTCACCCCACCCGCGAAACGTCAAtctctttttactctttttctacCTTCGATCAACTTCAAGACCCTTTCAGTGATGATAGGAATAGAATACATACGCACACTCATACGCATAGACGCACTCTTTGTCATTGACACATTTGATCGTCGTTAATACTCTTtcacacttttttctttacttccttttctttctctattattttcacTATATATCTGTGTAAGATTAACTAGCTAGAATTCGCAATGAAAATTTCTCTACTGACATAACTTTTatgaggttttttttttttctctttctgggggaaaaaagaaaaacaataatcagCTGATCGTGAAGAAATCGGTACGATATCACTGAAGTTAGATCGACGAATGGAGTGGTAGTAGGCTTTTCCCTTAATGGCTCTTAACGTTCGTATCATCGAATTCTCATTGATGATAAACGTATTCCTATTGGTTCAattacgatttctttttatttcgtcgaCCAATCACCGAATCACATTTTTCTATGCTTtatctaatctttttttttttttttttataataatacattttcttatAACTTTTTAAAGGAATTTTTTTAACCGATCAATCACATAGatatttaatcgtaattattgtttatttaaataatcattatgtGCCTATTTCAATGTTGATATCAAGCgatatattgaataatatcgattcaTATCGATAGTAGAGAAGCGAAAAGAGATATCGATTATTACAAATTgctcttgtttttattactatcgcgATAACCTACCTCGtgaaatctaatatatattcgaataataaacgaatatatttgataataaaatggtACGTAAGAAGATTGATAATCGTATACGTATCTTAATAGAAAATGGCGTTGTCACAGGACATAGgacaatgtttattattgtggGAGAAAAGGCACGAGATCAGGtacgataatgaatatatatatatatatatatatatatatatatatgtaaaataccacgtgtttcttttaaaaacaattttgttttttttttttatgtatgatAGTATCGTTTATTCAGAAATCATTTATTGTGtgtatattcaatataaaaaaatcttacATGTAATGGCATTATCGAATGATatcaatgaatattaaaattaatgttccttttttttttattttttaggttGTCTTACTTCATCACATGTTGTCAAAATCTGTTATAAAGGCAAGACCTTCTGTATTATGGTGTTATAAAAAGGAATTAGGCTTCAGTAGTCACAGAAAAAAACGTATGAAGtcaatacaaaagaaaatcaaatctGGTAAACTTGACGTTAACGAAGATGATCcattcgaattatttattgtttctacCAACatacgttattgttattataatgagACTCATAAGATCTTAGGTAACACATA
It encodes the following:
- the LOC124431122 gene encoding uncharacterized protein LOC124431122 gives rise to the protein MSADSPRRSVHKGAQVVSPQPIVDRSIIDSVAGIINDIVPQAYTTTPSTDNKESISWARFEYADINDPALYPDFNEGSSTPPLLLVLGYSTGVQVWLIAATGEATEVLSWRQGIVRTLRILPNPKTDSEHADPYEPKRPLVAICDSAGPGPQFCNISFISLKTGEQTKNIKFKNPVCDILANRRSIVVTFLEKIAVFDARTFEDILTVTTCYPSPGPNPNPVALGTRWLAYSEKKLLPGRRSSGGCEGEGVQSYTATVLYAAKSLGKGLRGLGETVASSLTGNSVSPLAVNNMGNDVTQPGVVMILDLQAAKEEKDLDDTSIETVIAHFTAHSDAIVAMTFDLTGALLMTADKRGHDFHIFRVQPHPGGPTLAAVHHLYILHRGDTTAKVQDMTFSADTRWAAVSTVRGTTHVFPVAPYGGSVGVRTHLTPHVVNRLSRFHRSAGLTDDGTRSHSPVSHTELPLSVYPYSNPRLPPYPHPTILHPLAQIRQPSSLNHVNSQTQPRPQQRQRLHSDDSGTLPLKICACFAPPRAWIYAQRDSGSKVAKRAVDSLFIMACHGNMIQYDLEPKPATGVPKEKVCDDTMIELEVEAKGQWPLLRSPNSMEIVPPLALSSSLFSVSTVPNNVQPLDTSEDGWLSQVEIVTHAGPHRRLWMGPQFVFKTYNAPSGVSVNLVEAEAVEIGITGGSRPARSNPVNMPHAASRPLVPVVIDGSGSSYEQSPRFMEAYGDSLDNEHIGVGSGENQLREDLAEAMLETSIAPHRAPGRRSVFERVGQPVTKVVNPLGTVITVSADEEDVSSSQEFDSAEESLVPEAPRSVCAEEGPASLGDLEPPCYQTLRDLTEICAEMRSASEPAIDSVPDENIRDIKEKKELCVEVASMKSTGNCSIDFEREDAFRDVPSGLSLCAEQGEIPSSPMTEAKESTARSKRSNKYEHAETQEKSIAKAKYVVNYDEDSVVLMENRLSCEKANPQMRVKNQQTFSSSSSSSFSVYSSSSSRHQSKDTEKTTKTSKQPVKELRTRIDKYIVKEQDDSVVIEDPTRCNTDTKNNCIGKKHCDLSKEDKCRSNDECVSKIDHKLDQKVTENTKCKSKSKDTDTIKESEGCCGSTDRSFVELDKPNVNDDGIANVECKEENETIPSDDFNSMEYHLVDNNCPIKDATVSDHSDEDIEHIQRSELMRARESSDRENSEKFMDLPSYSDTSPVTQRKNSKSTISDDDLEYIHTSELVEIPDNKYNLGTTSISNVEKSDEDCSISSKGQSKHTLSSDDDLEHIQHSDVCVSPLETTTTAITTTTTTTTTIMCPTKADEQNPNVKSQETIRSSKSKATKRRKDIFVIEDNTTDKVEVRVMVDPTDKWIASSKHFDKKATEETQQIAIGEKRFGSVAKVSSETIRGEHTASKSKGTKKRKDIVVIEEDSKEIGRVEIQKHCWSISKKCQEKNINDETQNVDLSTVVSTSNQKKSTISFPNVQQESIQLEQTCKSKINKKPKDITWMDIHGKQVCKMKGNKKKKDAEVINETWITESNLLEKDPTEDLERKCESCDQETTRNKSNILSEELDKCSDQETTSFLEEPARRDNDFEIMKMNYMHKVKMTWNQMSSRHKTVNTIAKKPRDGLRTTDATAFDAKPLYYCSRKVTAEKLQEAAEELNTNAEVEKKIEELLTNNSRVSIFKKKNLPMIESETSRKESSDLEPLVEVEEKLDEKLKLQSTSKVDENLDDDTIKIINEDDKISEEVNKITEDEDIIMVVDEEKINYEEDEEEEEDINPPMESTSSKENSPESDYQQEKRRSDSDQDIIPERRSSSPDDLNANGGSQSVASYEDLSSSSFSSASRASLDARSSPTPSYGAENMMVFPGDSSGSI